One Rhipicephalus microplus isolate Deutch F79 chromosome 4, USDA_Rmic, whole genome shotgun sequence genomic window carries:
- the LOC142814589 gene encoding uncharacterized protein LOC142814589 has protein sequence MAASALCLVCKEALPDPGSCPMCSECSYGYHIGPCSGVTKSAFKTGDEAVKKAWKCQACVILAARANAGSGKWQLQQTSDTGKILAEINRKLSEIPTIKSRIDQLMQLKDTVQNMEQSVKHLSEQYDDVLIEMRKQSCEIATLKKRVEKAEAANDPLEIQKLRQHLNYLEQYSRRQNLEIHGIPHSQGEQLLGKLNNLAKQLNLAELTPANIDGLHRLPPKPGKEPAVLVRFVSCATRNEWMAKKGYLKSSKSDVYFLDNLTAENRKLLWLMRARAQEKHYQFVWQKEGKMFVRKAQCERAIRIECQTDLDKIQ, from the coding sequence ATGGCAGCTTCTGCCTTGTGTTTAGTGTGCAAAGAGGCACTTCCCGATCCCGGTAGTTGCCCAATGTGCTCCGAATGTAGCTACGGTTATCACATTGGACCATGCTCAGGAGTAACAAAGTCTGCTTTTAAGACAGGCGACGAGGCAGTAAAAAAAGCATGGAAATGTCAAGCATGTGTTATTCTGGCTGCACGTGCGAACGCCGGCAGCGGGAAGTGGCAGCTGCAGCAGACATCTGACACTGGAAAAATACTGGCTGAAATAAATCGCAAGTTGTCGGAGATACCCACCATTAAAAGCAGAATAGATCAACTAATGCAACTGAAGGACACAGTCCAAAATATGGAACAATCTGTTAAACACTTGTCAGAGCAGTATGACGATGTACTCATCGAGATGAGGAAGCAATCATGTGAAATAGCTACTCTAAAGAAAAGAGTTGAAAAGGCTGAAGCAGCCAATGACCCTCTGGAAATTCAGAAGCTGCGACAGCATCTCAACTACTTAGAGCAATATAGCCGCCGTCAAAATTTGGAAATTCATGGTATCCCCCATAGCCAAGGCGAACAGTTGCTCGGTAAACTGAATAACCTGGCGAAACAGTTAAACCTTGCCGAGCTCACGCCAGCTAATATTGACGGCTTGCACAGGCTTCCGCCCAAGCCAGGTAAAGAACCAGCGGTGCTCGTTCGCTTTGTATCGTGCGCTACACGGAATGAATGGATGGCAAAGAAAGGCTATTTGAAGTCTTCAAAATCGGATGTCTATTTCTTGGATAATCTGACGGCAGAAAACAGGAAGCTTTTGTGGCTAATGAGGGCTAGGGCGCAAGAAAAGCACTATCAGTTTGTTTGgcagaaagaaggaaagatgTTTGTGCGTAAGGCACAGTGCGAGCGAGCGATCCGCATTGAATGTCAAACCGACTTAGATAAGATACAATAA